The proteins below are encoded in one region of Effusibacillus dendaii:
- a CDS encoding pro-sigmaK processing inhibitor BofA family protein, with the protein MTTPQTVAWVVGGAAVVWLLLRGGRAPGTVLLGIGKALLFGVIGLFLLNLAGQYIQVYIPVNPVTALLVGLLGVPGLAALLVIQLWILV; encoded by the coding sequence ATGACTACGCCGCAAACGGTCGCATGGGTGGTTGGCGGAGCGGCTGTCGTTTGGCTTCTGTTGAGAGGAGGCCGCGCGCCGGGAACTGTTTTGTTAGGGATAGGCAAAGCGTTGTTGTTTGGAGTGATTGGACTCTTCCTACTCAATCTGGCGGGCCAGTATATTCAAGTTTATATACCTGTAAACCCGGTTACCGCTTTATTAGTAGGGTTACTCGGTGTACCCGGCTTGGCCGCTTTACTCGTGATCCAGCTCTGGATTTTGGTCTAG
- a CDS encoding permease prefix domain 1-containing protein, with amino-acid sequence MGSSIMRNRLAEYVQTIFPDSRRFREMREEFLAHLEDATEEYVSMGYLREQSMEMAIKDFGDANMLRKEVVFMLKNRLRNVQLLVWLFLALTVVSFALTGVLSLDIRELDPFHTAEAWDTLKSIFFSSLLLTLATWIWSRRMKQRITQ; translated from the coding sequence ATGGGGTCATCGATTATGCGTAATCGGTTAGCAGAATACGTCCAAACTATATTCCCTGATTCCAGAAGGTTCAGGGAGATGAGGGAAGAATTCCTTGCCCATCTTGAGGATGCAACTGAGGAATATGTTTCGATGGGATATTTAAGAGAACAATCCATGGAAATGGCAATCAAGGATTTCGGTGATGCAAATATGTTGCGAAAGGAAGTTGTTTTCATGCTGAAGAATCGTCTCAGAAATGTTCAATTGCTCGTGTGGCTGTTCCTTGCTTTAACTGTGGTGTCTTTTGCGTTGACTGGCGTTCTGAGCCTGGATATTCGAGAGTTAGACCCTTTTCACACTGCTGAGGCCTGGGACACTTTAAAGTCAATATTCTTCTCATCACTTTTGTTAACTCTTGCCACATGGATCTGGAGCAGAAGAATGAAACAACGTATTACACAATGA
- the serS gene encoding serine--tRNA ligase: MLDARVLRNEPDRVRESQRKRGESPDIVDDFLQLDTRRRELLTESETLKAKRNSVSQEVAKLKKAGQDAESLVLEMREVGDRIKQLDEELRGLEDKIEHILLTIPNIPHESVPYGESEDDNVEIKKWGEIRQFDFEPKPHWEIGTELGILDFESGGKVTGARFVFYKGLGARLERALINFMLDIHTGEHGYTEVLPPFIVNRASMTGTGNLPKFEEDAFKLTDTDYFLVPTAEVPVTNLHRDEILQMSDLPRYYVAFTPCFRSEAGAAGRDTRGLIRMHQFNKVEMVKFTRPEDSYEEWMKLVNNAETILQRLNLPYRALDMCTADLGFGAAKKIDLEVWLPAANQYREISSCSNFEDFQARRANIRFRREAQAKPEFTHTINGSGLAVGRTVAAILENYQQPDGSVQIPEALVPYMGGIRTIKKQ, from the coding sequence GTGTTAGATGCACGAGTCCTGCGAAATGAGCCGGATCGAGTTCGCGAATCGCAAAGAAAAAGAGGAGAATCACCTGATATCGTAGACGATTTTCTGCAGTTGGATACCCGCAGACGCGAGCTTTTGACTGAGTCGGAAACATTAAAGGCAAAGCGTAACAGTGTATCCCAGGAAGTTGCCAAGCTGAAAAAGGCAGGCCAGGATGCGGAAAGCCTGGTGCTTGAAATGCGTGAAGTGGGTGACCGGATTAAACAGTTGGATGAAGAATTGAGGGGACTGGAAGATAAAATTGAGCATATCCTTCTCACAATTCCTAACATCCCGCACGAAAGTGTGCCCTATGGCGAATCGGAAGACGACAATGTGGAAATCAAAAAATGGGGCGAAATTCGCCAATTTGATTTTGAACCGAAACCGCACTGGGAAATTGGGACAGAATTGGGCATTCTTGATTTTGAATCTGGCGGCAAAGTAACGGGCGCACGGTTTGTTTTTTATAAAGGGCTGGGAGCTCGTTTGGAACGCGCCTTGATTAATTTTATGCTGGACATACATACGGGAGAACACGGGTATACGGAAGTGCTTCCACCGTTTATCGTCAATCGTGCAAGTATGACAGGGACAGGCAATCTGCCAAAATTTGAAGAAGACGCGTTTAAGCTGACAGACACCGACTATTTCTTAGTTCCAACGGCAGAAGTCCCCGTGACCAATTTGCACCGTGATGAAATTTTACAAATGAGTGATCTGCCCCGATATTACGTCGCATTCACACCGTGCTTTCGTTCCGAAGCGGGCGCAGCCGGACGAGATACCAGGGGATTGATCCGGATGCACCAGTTCAATAAAGTTGAGATGGTTAAATTCACACGTCCGGAAGACTCCTATGAAGAATGGATGAAGTTGGTTAACAACGCGGAAACCATTTTACAGCGGCTTAATTTACCTTACCGGGCACTCGATATGTGTACGGCGGATCTCGGATTTGGAGCGGCAAAAAAAATCGATCTGGAAGTTTGGCTGCCAGCAGCCAACCAATATCGTGAAATTTCCAGTTGTTCGAATTTCGAAGATTTTCAGGCACGGCGTGCGAATATCCGATTTCGTCGGGAAGCGCAGGCTAAACCGGAGTTTACTCATACAATTAACGGGTCAGGTCTTGCGGTGGGTCGTACGGTGGCGGCCATTTTGGAAAATTATCAGCAACCTGACGGAAGCGTCCAGATTCCGGAAGCGTTGGTTCCCTACATGGGAGGCATCCGGACAATTAAAAAGCAATAA
- a CDS encoding aminotransferase class I/II-fold pyridoxal phosphate-dependent enzyme — MYDRIPILEALTSHVTANPLPLHVPGHKMGRGFAVQLAVWMGQALRLDLTELPGLDDLHQPEGPIAEAQQLAAEAFGSDMTYFLVGGSTVGNLAMILTVCAAGDTVILPRNAHKSVHNAVMLAGARPVYLYPQVDEQFGIPTVVPVKEVERALQEHPAARAVLITNPTYQGVCSDVAAIADVVHRHGKLLLVDEAHGAHFSFHTKLPPAAIQSGADLAVQSTHKMLGSLTGTAMLHGKGNRYDRERLKMMLQAVQTSSPSYLMLLSLDAARHQMQMQGTELLQRAIDDLAEGRAEITKLKEIKMYGGDQVFAIDPFKWWIQVESLGLSGWEADRILREHRGIYCEMGDDRHLLAVFSYADTGKQIGRFLQGLRYLTENHKSNALLENKMDSTVYGGFRLEQALLPRELSGRERSTVKLENAAGWIAAEAVIPYPPGIPLILPGERYSTELIEHLTLLRRSGARFQGAEDPALQFVRVVV; from the coding sequence GTGTACGATCGGATTCCTATTTTGGAGGCGCTGACTTCTCATGTAACTGCAAATCCGCTGCCGCTGCATGTTCCCGGACACAAAATGGGGAGAGGGTTTGCGGTGCAGTTGGCTGTTTGGATGGGACAGGCACTGCGTCTCGATTTGACCGAATTGCCCGGATTGGATGATTTGCATCAGCCGGAAGGTCCGATCGCAGAGGCCCAGCAGTTGGCGGCAGAAGCCTTTGGCAGCGATATGACTTATTTTCTGGTTGGCGGATCGACTGTCGGCAATCTGGCAATGATTTTGACTGTCTGTGCAGCGGGGGACACGGTCATATTGCCGCGCAATGCGCATAAATCCGTTCATAATGCAGTTATGCTGGCCGGTGCCCGGCCGGTTTACCTGTACCCGCAGGTGGATGAACAATTTGGGATTCCCACTGTTGTCCCAGTTAAGGAAGTAGAACGGGCATTGCAGGAACATCCGGCAGCCCGCGCCGTATTGATTACCAATCCGACGTATCAGGGAGTCTGTTCGGATGTTGCTGCCATAGCGGATGTCGTACACCGCCACGGCAAACTGCTGTTGGTGGACGAAGCGCACGGGGCGCATTTTTCATTCCATACAAAATTGCCTCCTGCCGCGATCCAATCAGGTGCCGATTTGGCGGTGCAGAGCACCCACAAAATGCTTGGCTCCCTGACGGGAACGGCGATGCTGCACGGCAAAGGAAATCGTTATGATAGAGAACGGCTGAAAATGATGCTGCAGGCGGTACAAACATCAAGTCCCTCGTATTTGATGCTGTTGTCCCTAGATGCTGCCAGACATCAGATGCAGATGCAGGGAACGGAGCTGCTGCAGCGAGCGATAGATGATCTTGCCGAAGGACGCGCAGAAATAACCAAACTGAAAGAGATCAAAATGTATGGTGGAGATCAGGTTTTTGCAATCGATCCGTTTAAATGGTGGATTCAGGTGGAATCTCTGGGGTTGAGCGGATGGGAAGCGGATCGGATTTTGCGGGAACATCGGGGAATCTATTGTGAGATGGGGGATGATCGTCACCTGCTCGCCGTATTTTCCTATGCGGATACGGGGAAACAAATCGGACGTTTTTTGCAGGGACTTCGGTACCTGACGGAGAATCATAAGAGTAACGCGTTACTAGAAAACAAGATGGATTCAACCGTTTATGGCGGGTTTCGTTTGGAACAGGCGCTTCTGCCGAGAGAATTATCAGGGCGGGAACGATCGACTGTCAAATTGGAGAATGCAGCAGGGTGGATTGCGGCGGAAGCGGTGATTCCCTATCCGCCCGGGATTCCGTTAATTTTGCCGGGCGAACGCTATTCAACCGAACTGATTGAACATTTGACCCTGCTGAGGCGTAGCGGAGCGCGTTTTCAAGGAGCGGAAGATCCTGCGCTGCAATTTGTCCGGGTTGTGGTCTGA
- a CDS encoding helix-turn-helix domain-containing protein → MRRERLAEERTSRHLTQERVALDLGISTIYLRKLEGGHSNPGRNTMLKLERYYGVPAKILFPDLFENIQPSSSAKKR, encoded by the coding sequence GTGAGAAGAGAGCGTTTAGCGGAAGAGCGCACATCTCGTCATCTTACACAAGAAAGAGTGGCATTGGATTTGGGGATCTCCACGATTTACCTACGGAAGTTGGAGGGCGGACATTCCAATCCGGGGCGGAATACGATGCTAAAACTTGAACGGTATTATGGGGTACCGGCCAAAATTCTGTTTCCCGATCTTTTCGAAAACATTCAGCCCTCTTCTTCCGCAAAAAAGAGGTGA
- the pdxT gene encoding pyridoxal 5'-phosphate synthase glutaminase subunit PdxT: protein MKIGVLALQGAVFEHVKSLQQAGADQVVTIKRPDELEGLDGLVLPGGESTTIGKLMNQYGLMEPIREMAKQGTPLFGTCAGLILMANRIEGQDSAHLGVMDILANRNSFGRQRESFETDLSIKGIEGEPYRAVFIRAPHIVDVGNGVEVLAKHQDRIVSAKQDNLLVAAFHPELTDDVRLHEYFLDMVRNRK, encoded by the coding sequence ATGAAAATAGGGGTTTTGGCTTTACAGGGCGCCGTATTTGAACACGTAAAAAGTCTGCAGCAGGCGGGCGCCGATCAGGTCGTAACGATCAAACGCCCGGATGAACTGGAAGGGCTTGACGGATTGGTGTTGCCCGGCGGGGAAAGTACGACAATCGGAAAACTAATGAATCAATACGGTTTGATGGAGCCGATTCGCGAGATGGCGAAACAGGGAACGCCTCTGTTTGGAACATGCGCCGGTTTGATTCTGATGGCGAATCGGATTGAAGGGCAGGATTCGGCTCATTTAGGTGTGATGGATATATTGGCGAACCGCAATTCGTTTGGCCGACAGCGGGAAAGCTTTGAAACAGACCTTTCGATTAAAGGTATTGAGGGAGAACCGTATCGGGCCGTTTTTATCCGCGCGCCGCATATTGTGGACGTTGGAAACGGTGTAGAGGTTTTGGCCAAGCACCAGGACCGAATTGTGTCAGCCAAACAAGACAATCTGTTGGTGGCCGCTTTTCATCCGGAATTGACAGATGATGTTCGCCTGCATGAGTATTTCCTGGATATGGTGAGAAATCGCAAGTAA
- a CDS encoding helix-turn-helix domain-containing protein — protein sequence MIEKRLSILRGNRTQQEVADALGISRARYAHYETGRNEPDLNTLVRLADFFQVPVDDLLGRSNQLKEDKTNYWVNGAEEIRELAELLLHDEKSRLFWKEFIKSSPEKRSRFLDLWRDLENGK from the coding sequence ATGATTGAAAAGCGTCTTTCCATACTGAGAGGAAACAGAACACAGCAGGAAGTGGCGGATGCATTGGGGATTTCGCGTGCCCGATATGCTCACTACGAAACGGGCCGAAATGAACCCGATTTGAATACATTGGTACGGCTGGCTGACTTTTTTCAGGTGCCTGTGGATGATTTGTTGGGACGATCGAATCAATTGAAAGAAGATAAAACAAATTATTGGGTAAACGGGGCGGAAGAAATTCGGGAATTGGCAGAATTGCTGCTGCATGATGAAAAAAGCCGACTTTTTTGGAAAGAATTCATTAAGTCTTCTCCTGAAAAACGGAGCCGTTTTCTTGATTTGTGGAGGGATCTTGAGAACGGAAAGTAA
- a CDS encoding YbaB/EbfC family nucleoid-associated protein, whose product MKNMNQLMKQAKKMQEQLLKAQEELGSKTVEGSAGGGAVTVVVTGHKFVQSVSIKPEVVDSEDVEMLQDLILTAVNDAMKKADELSQKELGQFGKGLNLPF is encoded by the coding sequence ATGAAAAATATGAATCAGTTAATGAAACAGGCAAAAAAAATGCAGGAACAGTTACTGAAAGCCCAGGAAGAATTAGGCAGCAAGACAGTAGAAGGCAGTGCGGGCGGCGGTGCCGTTACGGTGGTGGTAACGGGTCATAAGTTTGTACAGTCGGTTTCCATCAAACCGGAAGTGGTGGATTCGGAAGATGTGGAAATGCTGCAGGATCTGATTTTGACGGCTGTCAACGATGCGATGAAAAAGGCGGACGAGTTGAGCCAGAAGGAATTGGGGCAGTTCGGTAAAGGGTTGAATCTGCCATTCTGA
- the recR gene encoding recombination mediator RecR, translating into MYYPQPIADLIDGFMLLPGIGPKTAQRLAFHVLNMKEEDVMGFAKALVNAKRHLHYCSVCCNITDIDPCRICSDSSRNPEILCVVQDAKDVVAMEKTREFNGRYHVLQGSISPMEGIGPDQIRIPELLRRLQDTDVNVSEVILATNPNVEGEATAMYISRLLKPAGIKITRIAHGLPVGGDLEYADEVTLSKALEGRREL; encoded by the coding sequence TTGTATTATCCGCAACCGATTGCTGATTTGATTGATGGGTTTATGCTGCTCCCGGGAATCGGTCCGAAAACGGCACAACGACTTGCGTTTCACGTACTTAACATGAAAGAAGAAGATGTCATGGGATTTGCCAAAGCGCTGGTGAATGCCAAACGGCATCTTCATTATTGTTCCGTTTGCTGCAACATTACAGATATTGACCCCTGCCGGATTTGCAGTGATTCCAGCCGCAATCCCGAAATTTTGTGCGTGGTGCAGGACGCCAAGGATGTCGTGGCGATGGAGAAAACAAGAGAGTTCAATGGCCGGTATCATGTACTGCAGGGTTCGATTTCTCCAATGGAAGGGATTGGACCGGATCAGATTCGGATCCCAGAACTGCTCCGACGCCTGCAGGATACAGATGTAAACGTCAGTGAAGTGATTTTGGCAACAAACCCGAATGTAGAGGGAGAAGCAACCGCTATGTACATCTCCCGGCTGCTAAAACCGGCAGGTATCAAAATCACACGAATCGCACACGGGCTTCCCGTTGGCGGCGATTTGGAATATGCGGACGAAGTGACACTTTCAAAAGCGCTTGAAGGTCGACGGGAACTTTAA
- a CDS encoding NAD-dependent malic enzyme, translating into MAIQHNVGLSLIFRLELLNSNTTFGKLASIIGEAGGDIIAVDVIRVTRETVIRDVTINVSNRDHGKQIVSALETEPGIKVINVSDRTFLMHLGGKVEVTPKIKVKNRDDLSRVYTPHVARVCEALHEDPSKAFQLTIKRNTVAVVSDGTAVLGLGDIGPYAAIPVMEGKAMLFKQFAGVDAFPVCLDTKDPDEIVKIVKSIAPIFGGINLEDIASPRCFEIEERLKEELDIPVFHDDQHGTAVVLLAGLINAAKVVGKKLENLKVVVVGIGAAGVACSKMILAAGVKNLIGVDRPGILNRNEKYENEMWSWYAAHTNPDNITGTLADAIRGADVFVGLSGPGVLTVDHIRSMAQDPIVFAMANPDPEIDPELAEPHVRVMATGRSDFPNQINNVLCFPGIFKGALQCRARTINEEMKLAAARAIASVVTDEELSEHYIIPSVFNKRVADVVSEAVVEAAYHSGVARRERWDAGSSNIF; encoded by the coding sequence ATGGCAATCCAGCATAACGTTGGGCTCAGTCTGATTTTTCGTCTCGAATTGTTGAATTCCAACACAACATTTGGAAAACTCGCTTCCATTATCGGGGAAGCAGGCGGCGATATTATTGCGGTCGACGTAATACGCGTAACCCGCGAGACGGTCATTCGGGATGTCACGATTAACGTTTCCAACCGCGATCATGGCAAACAGATTGTCTCCGCCTTGGAAACAGAGCCAGGCATCAAAGTGATTAATGTGTCAGACCGGACGTTTCTCATGCATCTCGGCGGGAAAGTGGAAGTGACTCCCAAAATAAAAGTAAAAAACCGGGATGACCTCTCCCGCGTCTATACGCCTCATGTGGCCCGTGTTTGTGAAGCTCTCCATGAAGACCCTTCCAAAGCGTTTCAATTAACCATCAAACGCAACACCGTAGCGGTTGTTTCAGACGGTACAGCCGTGCTTGGCCTTGGTGATATTGGGCCATACGCCGCCATACCTGTGATGGAAGGAAAAGCGATGCTGTTTAAACAATTCGCAGGTGTGGACGCGTTTCCTGTCTGCCTGGATACAAAGGACCCGGATGAAATTGTAAAGATCGTCAAGTCGATTGCGCCTATTTTTGGCGGGATCAACTTAGAGGACATTGCATCTCCGCGCTGTTTTGAAATCGAAGAGCGGTTAAAAGAAGAATTGGACATCCCCGTCTTTCACGACGACCAGCACGGAACAGCCGTAGTCCTGTTGGCAGGGTTGATTAACGCCGCCAAAGTGGTCGGCAAAAAGTTAGAGAACTTAAAAGTAGTCGTCGTAGGGATTGGAGCCGCCGGCGTTGCCTGTTCCAAAATGATTCTGGCCGCCGGCGTCAAAAACCTGATTGGCGTCGACCGCCCCGGTATCCTAAATCGGAATGAGAAGTATGAAAACGAGATGTGGAGCTGGTATGCCGCCCACACAAATCCCGATAACATAACAGGGACACTGGCAGATGCAATCCGTGGCGCTGATGTATTTGTCGGTCTATCCGGACCTGGAGTTTTGACGGTCGATCATATCCGATCCATGGCGCAAGATCCGATCGTATTTGCGATGGCAAACCCGGACCCGGAAATCGATCCGGAGCTGGCAGAACCGCATGTTCGGGTCATGGCGACCGGTCGTTCCGACTTCCCAAACCAGATTAACAACGTACTTTGTTTCCCCGGAATTTTCAAAGGAGCATTGCAATGCCGGGCGCGCACCATAAATGAAGAGATGAAGCTGGCAGCCGCTCGGGCCATTGCTTCTGTTGTGACAGACGAGGAACTCTCTGAACACTATATCATCCCGTCTGTATTTAACAAAAGGGTAGCCGATGTAGTATCGGAGGCAGTAGTGGAAGCTGCTTACCATTCTGGGGTTGCCCGCCGTGAACGATGGGATGCAGGCTCCAGCAACATTTTTTAA
- a CDS encoding sigma factor G inhibitor Gin, whose protein sequence is MNEKQFTQTCIVCSKPSAEGIRIWNQFVCVSCERDIVKTEVEDAKYNFYIERMKKIWLDQIS, encoded by the coding sequence ATGAACGAAAAACAATTTACCCAGACATGTATTGTGTGCTCCAAACCGTCCGCAGAGGGAATTCGGATCTGGAATCAATTTGTTTGTGTGTCCTGTGAAAGAGACATTGTAAAAACGGAAGTGGAAGACGCGAAGTACAATTTTTATATTGAACGGATGAAAAAAATCTGGCTGGACCAGATTTCATAA
- the tadA gene encoding tRNA adenosine(34) deaminase TadA, whose protein sequence is MEHLVFMQEALKEAAKAASLGEVPIGAVVVRDGQVIARAHNMREIWKDPTAHAEIIAIREASRILGGWRLTGCKLYVTLEPCPMCAGAILLARMDEIIFGAKEPKFGAAGSLVNLIETDQFNHRPHLSSGIMADECGMILKEFFKTRR, encoded by the coding sequence ATGGAACATTTGGTCTTTATGCAGGAAGCTCTAAAAGAAGCGGCTAAAGCAGCTTCCCTGGGAGAAGTTCCGATTGGAGCGGTGGTTGTTCGTGACGGACAGGTGATTGCCCGTGCGCACAACATGCGGGAAATTTGGAAAGATCCGACTGCGCATGCGGAAATTATTGCGATCCGGGAAGCGAGTCGAATTTTAGGCGGATGGCGCTTGACAGGTTGCAAGCTATACGTTACTCTAGAACCCTGTCCGATGTGTGCAGGTGCGATTCTGTTAGCGCGCATGGATGAAATCATATTTGGCGCCAAAGAACCGAAATTTGGTGCCGCAGGTTCGCTTGTTAACCTGATTGAAACGGATCAATTTAATCATCGTCCACATCTTTCCTCTGGCATAATGGCGGATGAATGTGGTATGATACTTAAGGAGTTTTTCAAAACTCGTCGATAA
- a CDS encoding DUF2508 family protein translates to MNLNQILNRWLDRSVVEQLQISSEEAQFFTELDLSHREWVLAQERLNYLVDPELIDHAIFVLEAAEKKYSFYLRKAKEKGIRIKIPYPQAV, encoded by the coding sequence ATGAATCTGAATCAGATTTTGAATAGATGGTTGGATCGTTCTGTGGTGGAACAACTGCAGATTTCTTCGGAAGAAGCGCAGTTTTTTACGGAATTGGATCTGTCTCATAGAGAATGGGTTCTTGCACAGGAGCGACTCAATTACCTGGTGGACCCCGAACTGATTGACCATGCGATTTTCGTATTGGAGGCGGCGGAGAAAAAATACAGTTTTTATTTGAGGAAGGCGAAGGAAAAAGGGATCCGCATTAAAATTCCTTACCCGCAAGCGGTGTAA
- a CDS encoding PadR family transcriptional regulator has translation MEIDRDFIRGSTALLILSLLEREGELYGYQITKLIKDRTEGILDFKEGTLYPALYKLEEDAFITSEWIDTTGRKRRYYRITAKGKERLSQKKKEWNVFTRLVNGVIDYA, from the coding sequence ATGGAGATCGACAGGGATTTTATTAGAGGAAGTACGGCATTACTCATACTTTCCTTGTTAGAAAGGGAAGGAGAACTGTACGGTTACCAGATTACAAAGCTGATTAAAGATCGAACGGAAGGGATTTTAGATTTTAAAGAGGGAACACTTTATCCCGCTCTTTATAAGTTGGAGGAAGATGCCTTTATTACAAGTGAGTGGATCGATACCACGGGTAGAAAACGGCGTTACTATCGTATCACTGCAAAGGGGAAGGAACGATTGTCTCAAAAGAAAAAGGAATGGAATGTATTTACCAGATTGGTAAATGGGGTCATCGATTATGCGTAA
- the dnaX gene encoding DNA polymerase III subunit gamma/tau has protein sequence MSYIALYREWRPQSFADMVGQEHVTRTLQNALRKGRIAHAYLFSGPRGTGKTSSAKILAKAINCVNGPAEEPCNECPACRGITAGSIMDVVEIDAASNRGVDEIRELREQVKYAPTEVRYKVYIVDEVHMLTTEAFNALLKTLEEPPQHVVFILATTEPHKLPATILSRCQRFDFHRISGRQTVDRLRQIAADKQISVAEDALWMIARAAEGGMRDALSIFDQLISFGGDQVTADTITSLLGGVRTDVLSAIASAIAEKDMQQALTLLGSLLEEGKEAGQILHELTVYFRDLLMLKTVPGLQEVQDRAQYDKQFAEIAERFEAKQLIDMITRMTDTAQEMKWHNQGTLLLEMLMIRLCKDESDDKQELIRRIENLERQLAAGVIGKQSTQETFGTSGEKAQQSSLDRSTATPRQAAGTRSSQPAGTQKQTAKSPVSQPESSQPAPSPAARSLHKLIQNPNYDLFQKVSSGWNQVLDEVKRRKITAQAWLLDGEPTAVDSGNVIVAFKNQIHRDTVMKPIHKSVIDEVLSEFLGEPCSLVAVLQSEWKAFKQQGHEELASTAEDPLVSETITLFGQDLVEIED, from the coding sequence ATGTCGTATATCGCCCTGTACCGGGAGTGGCGACCACAATCATTTGCCGATATGGTGGGGCAAGAGCATGTGACTCGCACGCTGCAAAATGCGCTGCGTAAGGGACGTATTGCCCACGCCTATTTGTTTTCCGGTCCGCGGGGAACGGGCAAGACCAGTTCCGCCAAAATTTTGGCGAAAGCGATCAATTGTGTAAACGGGCCAGCCGAGGAGCCCTGTAATGAATGCCCTGCTTGCCGTGGCATTACAGCCGGCTCGATCATGGATGTGGTGGAAATTGATGCCGCGTCCAACCGAGGTGTCGATGAGATTCGCGAATTAAGGGAACAAGTAAAATATGCGCCGACCGAAGTCCGGTATAAAGTGTATATTGTGGATGAAGTTCACATGTTAACGACGGAAGCGTTTAATGCGCTGTTAAAAACGTTGGAGGAACCGCCGCAGCATGTGGTGTTTATATTGGCCACCACAGAACCGCACAAGCTGCCAGCTACCATTCTTTCTCGCTGCCAGCGGTTTGACTTTCACCGTATTTCCGGCAGGCAGACGGTCGATCGGCTGCGGCAGATTGCAGCGGACAAACAGATTTCGGTCGCGGAAGATGCGTTATGGATGATTGCCCGGGCTGCAGAAGGCGGAATGCGCGATGCGCTGTCGATTTTTGATCAACTGATTTCGTTTGGCGGAGATCAGGTCACTGCAGATACGATTACTTCCTTGTTAGGCGGGGTGCGGACAGATGTCTTGTCTGCGATTGCCAGTGCGATTGCAGAGAAAGATATGCAGCAGGCGCTTACCCTGTTGGGCAGCCTTTTGGAAGAAGGAAAAGAAGCCGGGCAAATTTTGCATGAACTAACCGTTTATTTCAGGGATCTTTTGATGCTAAAAACGGTGCCGGGGCTGCAGGAGGTCCAAGATCGCGCGCAGTACGATAAACAGTTTGCGGAAATAGCGGAACGGTTTGAAGCGAAACAATTAATTGATATGATTACAAGGATGACAGATACGGCCCAGGAGATGAAGTGGCACAATCAGGGCACCCTGTTGCTGGAGATGTTGATGATTCGCCTTTGCAAAGACGAATCGGATGACAAACAGGAATTAATCCGCCGCATCGAAAATTTGGAACGGCAACTGGCTGCGGGTGTCATCGGTAAACAGTCGACACAGGAGACTTTTGGTACAAGCGGGGAAAAGGCACAACAGAGCAGCCTGGACAGATCGACGGCAACTCCCAGGCAGGCGGCAGGCACACGATCCAGCCAACCGGCAGGTACGCAGAAACAGACAGCCAAATCGCCTGTCTCCCAGCCGGAGTCCTCTCAACCAGCGCCGTCTCCCGCAGCACGGTCGCTTCATAAACTGATTCAAAATCCGAATTATGATCTGTTTCAAAAGGTTTCCAGCGGATGGAATCAAGTCTTGGATGAAGTGAAGCGGCGGAAGATTACGGCACAAGCTTGGCTGTTGGACGGAGAACCGACAGCCGTTGACAGCGGAAATGTGATCGTTGCTTTTAAAAACCAGATTCATCGGGATACGGTGATGAAGCCGATTCACAAATCGGTGATCGATGAGGTGTTGAGTGAATTTTTAGGGGAACCCTGCTCGCTGGTTGCTGTATTACAGTCGGAATGGAAAGCATTCAAACAACAAGGCCATGAAGAATTGGCCAGTACGGCAGAAGATCCATTGGTAAGCGAAACGATTACGTTGTTTGGACAAGATCTTGTCGAAATTGAAGATTAG